TTGCCGCGCGCGACGTCGCGACCGTGCACGTAGCGACGGCCAGCCGGCTCATCAAATACCTGCCGGCGCTGTACCACGACGACGATCTGATGGGCCGCTACCTGATGATCTTCGAGTCGCTGCTCTCGCCAATCGAAGAACGCATCGAGACGATGTCGTACTTCTTCGATCCGCGCGTGACGCCGGCGCACTTCCTGCCGTGGCTGGCGACCTGGGCCGATTTGCAACTGGATGAGCGCTGGCCGGTCGATAGCCAGCGTCGGCTGCTGCGCGCGATTGCCACACTATACCGACGCCGCGGCACCCGCGCCGGGCTGGCGCAGTTCCTGGAGATATACAGCGGCTTTGCGCCGGAGATCACGGAATCGCGCGCGAACAATTTCCGGCTCGGCTCCGGCAACCGCCTGGGTCCAACCGTAGCCATCGGCAAGGGCAATGCACCGCAGTCGTTCCAGGTGCTACTGCGACTGCCGCCTTTCGACGGTCCGGATGCCGAGCGGCGCGAGAAAGAGCGACAGCGCGTCATCGAATCGATCATCGTGTCCGAAAAACCGGCACACGCCCATTATTCGCTTGAAATTGTGCTGGACGCCGATGCAACGCCCGCTGCTGCTGACCCGGGACCAATCCGGCCGGTGTGAACCAAGCTAAACTCAAGGATCGAGCGACGTGAACATTGACGAACTGATCAAACAACTGCCGACTCGCCGCCTGAAGGCGATGGACGGCCTGGCCGTGACCGCCGACGTGTGGGACGAGGCGCACGACTTTCACCGACTGCAGGACCAGTATCACGCAGCACTGATGCACGCCAGTGGTATCGTCGCCGGGCTCGAAGTCATCGCCGGCGACCCGCCCGATTCGACCGTGTACGTCAAACCGGGCATGGCGCTGGATTCCGAGGGTCGCCTGATCGTTCTGTCGCAGGCGACCACCTATGACATTGGCAAGACGCTGAGCGGTCCAGTACTGCTGTGCCTGAGCTATGCGGAAAGCCGGCCGACCCTTGACGAGGGCGGGCAGCAGGACGCTAACCGCATGCACGTCTTCGCGCAATACGCACTGGAGGCCGTGCCGACCCTGCCGGCGACGCCGGTGGTCGAACTCGCGCGCGTCCGGCGCTCGGACCGCAACGCGCCGATCGTGAATGCACGCGACGCCGCGCACCCCGAGGCGAACGCGATTGATCTGCGCTACCGCGCCAGCATCGCGCCCCCGCCGGCCACCGTCGTGACGATAGCCGTCGGTTATGTCGGCGGCGAGCGCAACGACCGGCACGCGCGCGGAGTCGATCTGCTGGCGCAGGCCATGTCGCGCACCGGCGGCGTCCGCGTGAACGTGGATGATCAGGTGGCACTGTCCGGTAAACTCGATG
The nucleotide sequence above comes from Chloroflexota bacterium. Encoded proteins:
- a CDS encoding DUF4159 domain-containing protein; this encodes MNIDELIKQLPTRRLKAMDGLAVTADVWDEAHDFHRLQDQYHAALMHASGIVAGLEVIAGDPPDSTVYVKPGMALDSEGRLIVLSQATTYDIGKTLSGPVLLCLSYAESRPTLDEGGQQDANRMHVFAQYALEAVPTLPATPVVELARVRRSDRNAPIVNARDAAHPEANAIDLRYRASIAPPPATVVTIAVGYVGGERNDRHARGVDLLAQAMSRTGGVRVNVDDQVALSGKLDAYALVVVIASGKAALTADEMTGLYHYLQAGGTVLLESCRHDAAGAPPADAMFRDALGSLGIKVADVPRTHALLSRPNLFGAPPAGFETQGPTKISVADGVLFSEADYGCLWQGERRGAPASREEIRAAHEWGENIVTVALTRRLAVSTSAK